The Pseudoxanthomonas suwonensis sequence GCTCTACGCGCTCTGGTTCCACGACGACCGCCATGCCGTGGCGGCGCTGCTGGTGTTCGCACTGCCGCCGCTGCTGCTGGCCGTGCCGGCCTGGCGCGGCGGCCGCCGCGCGGCGTTCTGGGCCGGGGTACTGGCGCTGTTCTGGTTCAGCCACGGGGTGATGGTCGCCTGGACCCGCCCCGGCGAACTGCTGTTCGCCTGGCTGGAGATCCTGCTCTCGCTGCTGGTGATCGGCGCGAGCAGCTGGCCGGGCCTGCGCGCCCGCTTCGGTTCGCGCCGCGGCTGAACGGCCCGCGTGGCCGCGGGCGGCCCGGATGCCGCTGCGCGTCCCGTCGCCGACCCGCCATCGCCGATAATGGCCGCACTCCGCGGCGCGCGGCCTTTTTCACCCGCGCCCCCCTCTTCTTTCAACCCGGCGCCCGACGCCGGGCACAGGGCACCGACATGGAAGAACTGCTGATCGTCACCACCGGCGGCACCATCGACAAGATCTACTTCGACGACAAGTCCGACTACCAGATCGGCGAGCCGCAGATCGGCACGATCCTGCGCGAGCTGGGCGTGAGCTTCCGCTTCAGCGTGATCCCGATCCTGCGCAAGGACTCGCTGCACATCACCGACGAGGACCGCGAGCTGGTCCGCGCCACCATCGCCGCCCAGCCGACCCGCCACGTGCTGGTCACCCATGGCACCGACAGCATGGTCCAGACCGGCCTGGTGCTGAAGTCGATCGCGGACAAGACCATCGTCATGACCGGCGCGCTGAGCCCGGCGCGGTTCCGTGGTTCGGACGCCGAGTTCAACATCGGCTGCGCGATCGGCGCGGTGCAGTCGCTGCCGCACGGCGTGTACATCGCCATGAACGGGCTGGTCTGGGATCCGGCGAAGGTGCGCAAGAATGTGGCGGCGAACCGGTTCGAAGCGGTCTGAGCGCCCGTCGTCCCGGCGCACGCCGGGACCCAGTGACTTTCGCGCACGCAGGCAAGTCCGCGCGCTCGGATGGAGCAAAAGCAAAGACGCTGGGTCCCGGCTAGATCAGCCATTCGGCTGCTGTGAAGCGTTTCGCCGGGACGACGGGAGATTGAGGTGGCATGCGGGGAATCGGCGCGCCGATTTCCGGAGCCGGCAGGCCGGCGAGCGTCGCCGCCCTCAGAACATCCCGGTTTCCAGCCGCGCGGCCTCGGACATCATGTGCCGGCCCCACGGCGGGTCGAACACCAGCTCCACATCGGCCTCGGCGATGGTCGGGATCTGCTCGAGCTTGCTGCGCACGTCGTCGACCAGGATCTCGCCCATGCCGCAACCGGGCGCGGTCAGGGTCATCTTCACCTCGACCATACGCCGGCCGTCCTCGCACGGCTTGAGGCTGGCCTCGTACACCAGCCCCAGATCGACGATGTTGAACGGGATCTCCGGGTCGAAGCAGGTGCGCAGCTGGCGCCAGACCATCGCCTCGACTTCCTCGTCGCCGGCACCGGCCGGCAACTCCAGCTCCGGCGGCGGCTCCTTGCCGATCGCGTCCGCGTCCTTGCCGGCGATCCGGAACAGGTTGCCCTCGACGAACACCGTGTAACTGCCGCCCAGGCCCTGGGTGATGTAGCCGACGCTGCCGGCCGGCAGGGTCACGGCCTCGCCCTGCGGCACCATGACGGCGGCGCAGTCGCGCTCGAAACGGACGGGTTCACTGCTGCGGGAGTACATGCGGTCGATATGGGGCGCGCTGGCCGCACATGCAAGCCGCTGCCGGGAAGGACAAGGCGGGCATTCTAGCCGATGCGGGCAACGCGTATCCTTGGCGCCCCTGCCCGGACGCCCCGATGCCGCCCGCCCCGAACGCCCAGCCACCCGCCACTCACCGCGCCCCGCGCTGGCTGTGGCCGTTCATGCTCCTGCTGGGCAGCGCGACGATGGTCGTGGCGTGGAGCTCGCTGGCCCTGGCCACCGGCCGCCAGCACGGCTGGCTTGCGCTGCTGGCGGCGCTGGAGGCGGCCTGGATGCTGCGCCTGGGCGGCATGCCGGCCGGCTGGCCGCGGCGCCTGCTGGCCGCGGCCACCACCGTGGCCATGGCCGTGGCCGTGCAGTGGTTCGTGGTGGCCGGCCACATCGGCGGGCAGATGGGCATGGCGCCGTGGGAAGCGGCGCCGAAGATGGGTGCGTTCCACGTCTGGATCCTGGCCCGGCTGGCCAACACCTGGTTCGATGTGCTCTGCCTGGCACTGGCCCCGCTGCTGGCGCTGCGGGCCGCGCGCTAGGTCGCCCCGCTGCGGGCGTGGCCTGGCCCCGCTTCTGTAGGAGCCGGGTTCAGCCGGCGACGCGACGCCTCGGCACAGGCGACACCTTCATGGTTCCGACGCCCGTGTCGCCCACTGAAGTGGGCTCCTACAAGGGGAGCCGGCAAGGCGCCCAAATGGGGTCAGGTTCATTTTCTTGGGGAAATGACCTGACCCGTTGGACCGGGCATTGGCGCTGGGAAATTGAACCTGACCCCATTAGGGGCGCCTCGGCCGAGGCTCAGTGCCCGCCACCGTCCAGCGCCTTGAGCTCGCTGACCAGGGCGCTGGCCATCTCGGCGCCGTCGCCGTACAGCATGCGGGTATTGTCGGCGTAGAACAGCGCGTTCTCGATGCCGGCGAAACCCGTGCCCTTGCCGCGCTTGATCACGATCGCGTTCTTCGACTCGACCACGTCCAGGATCGGCATGCCGTAGATCGGCGATGCGGGATCGGTCTTGGCCACCGGGTTGACCACGTCGTTGGCACCGATCACCAGCGACACGTCGGTGTTCGGGAACTCCGGATTGATGTCGTCCATGTCGGCAATCAGGTCGTAGGGCACGCCGGCCTCGGCCAGCAACACGTTCATGTGCCCGGGCATGCGCCCGGCGACCGGATGGATCGCGAACTTGACCTTCACGCCGCGGTCGATCAGCCGCTGCGCCAGTTCCCAGATCTTGTGCTGGGCCTGGGCCACGGCCAGGCCGTAGCCGGGCACGATCACCACGCGCTCGGCGTAGGCCATCATCGCCGCCACGTCGCCGGCCTCGATCGGCTTCTGCGAACCGCTGATCTCCTGCGCCTGGCCGCCGCCGCCGAAGCTGCCGAACAGCACGCCGGTGATCGGCCGGTTCATCGCCTTGGCCATCAGCCGGGTGAGCAGGATGCCGGCCGCGCCGACCATCATGCCGGCGATGATCAGCGCCTCGTTGCCCAGCACGTAGCCTTCGAATGCCACCGCCAGTCCGGTGAAGGCGTTGTACAGCGAGATCACCACCGGCATGTCGGCGCCGCCGATGGGCAGGGTCATCAGCACGCCCAGCGCCAGGGCGACGACGAAGAACGCGGCGATCGCCCACATCTCCAGGGTCACACCGGCCCACACGCCCAGCACCACCATGGCCACCGCCACCAGCAGGTTGAAGGCCTGCTGGCCGGGGAACACCACGCGCCGGTCCAGGCGCCCGTCGAGTTTGGCCCAGGCGATGATCGAGCCGGACAGCGCCACCGCGCCGATCGCCGAACCCAGCAGCGCCAGGGTCAGCACCACCGTGCCCGGGTGCGTGCCCGCGCCATCGAGCGGCAGCACATCGCCGTGCGCCAGCGCCGAGAAGCGCAACAGTTCCACCGCGCCGATCGCCGCGGCCGAACCGCCGCCCATGCCGTTGTACAGCGCCACCATCTGCGGCATGTCGGTGATGGCCACCTTCTTGCCGGAGATCCAGGCGGTGACCGTGCCCAGCACCAGCGCGGTGACGATCAGCGGCATGTTGTGCAGGCCCGGCAGCAGGAAGGTCGCCGCGGTGGCGATCAGCATGCCCCAGCCGGCCCAGTGGATGCCGCTGCGCGCGGTGGCCGGCGAGGCCATGCGCTGCAGGCCGAGCAGGAACAGGGTCGCCGCGACCAGGTAGCTGACCCCGACCAGCCAGGTGCGGAAGTCGAATTCGCCGCCGCTCATGCCTTGCGCTCCGGCTTCTTCGACGACTTGAACATCTCCAGCATGCGCTCGGTGACCACGTAGCCGCCGGCCGCGTTGCCCGCGCCCAGGACCACGGCGATGAAACCGATCGCCTTCTCCAGGGTGGTGTCGGCGTGGCCGAGCACGACCATTGCACCGATCAGGACGATGCCGTGGATGAAGTTGGAGCCTGACATCAGCGGCGTGTGCAGGATCACCGGCACCCGCGAGATGATCACGTGGCCGGCGATCGCCGCCAGCATGAAGATGTACAGCGCAACGAAACCGTCGTTCATTACCGCCTCGCTCCCCGGGCACGGCGCCCGCCGGGATGATAACCGCAGCATGAACGGTTGGGAGGCCGGTCAACCAGTTGCACATGCATGCGTTTCCCTGGGTGTTCCCTCGCAGGAGACCGCCTTGGACCGCCGCAACGCTTCCCTGTCTTCCTTCCCGTCGCCGCGCGTTTCCCGGGGCGTCGCCTTCCTGGCCGGCCAGCGCCGGGCCGTGCGCAGCTAAGCTGTGCTGGTGACCACGCCCCTCGATCCCGGCTGGGAGACGCAGGCGACGCCCGTCTGGGCGTCGCTGGACGCGTTCCTGGCCGAGGTCGGGCCGCGCGCGTTCCGCTTCGCCGAGGCCGGCCTGCGCCACCGCGACGACGCCCTGGACGCGGTCCAGGACGCGATGATGAAGATGCTGGCCTACCGCGAGCGCCCGGCCGGCGAGTGGACGCCGCTGTTCTGGAGCATCCTGCGCCGCCGGATCATCGACCTGCAGCGGCGCGCGCGCTTCCGCCTGCGCTGGCTGCGTCCAGCCGGCGACATGGTGGACGCCGACGACGCCAGCATCGACTGGGCCGACCCGGGCGTGGGTCCGGCCCAGGCCCACGAGCAGCGCGAAGCCTACGCGCGCCTGGTCCAGGCGCTGCGCGCGCTGCCGGCCCGGCAGCGTGAGGCGTTCACCCTGCGCGTGTTCGAGGAGCTGGACGTGGCCACCACCGCGCGGGCGATGGGCTGTTCGGAAGGCTCGGTGAAGACCCACCTGTCGCGTGCGCGGCAGGCACTGCAATCGCAACTGGAGGACGTCCGATGACGACCGCACCCGACCCCGTCGACTTCGACCCCATCGACAGCCGGGCCCGGCAGCTGCACGCCGCCGCACTGGCCGATGTCTCCGCGCCGACCCTGGCGCGGCTGCGCCAGGCGCGCCGCGCGGCTGCGGACGCCGCGCCGCGCCGGCGGCCGCTGTTCGCGCCGTGGCTGGCTGGCGGCGCGGTGGCCGCGGCCGTGGCGCTGGCGGTGCTGCTGCATCCGGGCGTGCCGACGCCCGGCGCGCCCGACCAGCCGGCGCTGGCGGCCGCGACCGCCGACCCGGCCGAACCGCTGCAGGAGGATCCCGGTTTCTATCTGTGGCTGGATTCGGCCGACGCCATCGCCCTCGCAATGGAGTAACCCATGAAGTCCCTCCGCATCGCCATCTGCCTGTTCGCGCTCGCGCTGCCCGCGCTGGCCACGGCGCAGGCCACGCCGCCCGCGAAGCAGGAAACGGCGCCGGCCACCGCCCCGCTGCCCGCCTGGGAACAGCTCAGCGCCGAGCAGCGCGAGACCTTGATCGCGCCGGTGCGCGAGCGCTGGAACGATTCGCCGCAGGAGCGCGGGCGCATGCTCGAGCACGCGCGCCGCTGGAAGTCGATGCCGCCGGAGGAGCGCGAGCGCGCCCGCCGCGGCATGCACCGCTTCGAGCAGATGAGCCCGGAGCAGAAGCAGCAGGCGCGCGCCATCTTCGAGCAGACCCGGGACATGACCCCGGAGCAGCGCCAGGCGTTCCGCGAGCGCTGGAAGAAGATGAGCCCCGAGCAGCGCCAGCAGTGGCTGCACGAGCATCCCGCACCGGCGCAGCCCTAGTCCGCCTTTTGTAGGAGCTGGCTTCAGCCGGCGACACGGGCGTCGAAAGCATGAAGGAGTCGCCTGTGCCGAGGCGTCGTGTCGCCGGCTGAAGCCAGCTCCTACAAAAACGCAGGACCGCCCCTGCGCCCGAAATGGATCAGGTTCAATTTCCCCGAAAAAAATGAACCTGACCCCATTTGGGCGGGCGAGCCCGGTAACCGCTGCCGTCAACCCGCCTCGGCAGCCGCAACCTCCGGCGCTGCCGGCCACGCCGTCTTCGCCAGCAGCTCGTCGTTCCAGTCGAAGGCCAGCGCGCCGTCCTTCAGGAACAGCGCGACGAAGTTGTACACGTTGCGCGCGTACATCTCGCTGGCGTGCACCGCGCCCATGCTGGCCAGGTTGAGCGGACCGGCGACGGTCACCCCGCCCTGCTCCACCGTTTCGCCCGGGCGGGTCGCCTCGCAGTTGCCGCCGGTCTCGGCGGCCAGGTCCACGATCACGCTGCCGGGCTTCATCCCGGCGACCATCGCCGCGGTCACGATCTTCGGTGCCGGGCGACCCGGCACCGCCGCGGTGCAGACCACCACGTCGATGCCCTTCAGATGGTCTGCGAGCCGGCGCTGCTGTTCGGCGCGCTCCTCGTCGGTGAGCTGGCGCGCGTAGCCGCCTTCGCCGGCCGCGCTCACGCCCAGGTCGAGGAACTTGCCGCCGAGCGATTCGATCTGCTCGCGCGTCTCCGGGCGCACGTCGAAGCCCTCTACCTGCGCGCCGAGCCGGCGCGCGGTGGCGATCGCCTGCAGTCCCGCCACGCCGGCGCCAACGATCAGCACCTTCGACGGCCGGATCGTGCCGGCCGCGGTGGTGAGCATCGGGAAGAAGCGCGGCGCCAGCTGCGCGGCAATCAGTACCGCCTTGTAGCCTGCCATGCCGGCCTGCGAGCTGAGCACGTCCATCGCCTGCGCGCGCGTAGTGCGCGGCAGCCGCTCCAGCGGGAAGGCGCGGATGCCGCGCGCCTGCAGCGCCGCGGCACGCGCCTCGTCGGCCTGCGGTTGCAGCACGCCGACCAGGGTCGCGCCCTGCCTGAGCCCGGCGATCGCCTCGGCCGGCGGCGGCTGCACGCACAGCACCAGCTCGGCGGCGGCACGCGCGGCCGCGCCAGCGGCCTGCGCGCCGGCATCGAGATAGGCCTGGTCGGTGATTCCCGCGGCCAGGCCTGCACCTGGCTCGACCTGCACCCGCGCACCGGCGGCGAGCAGCTTCTTCACCGTTTCCGGCGTGGCCGCCACGCGCTTCTCGCCCGCCGCGGCTTCCCTCAGCACCAGCACTTCCACCGCCATCGCGTCCCCTCGCCCTGAACCGGATCGAGCGGCGATGCTAGCAAAACGCGGGCGCCGGCCGGCGCCCGGGCAATGGTTTCATGCGTATCGCAGGCGGCGTGCCGTGGCCTGCCCCCGGTCAGACCGGTGCTTTCCCTGTAGGAGCCCACTTCAGTGGGCGACACGGGCGTCGGGACCACGAAGAAGTCGCCTGTGCCGAGGCGTCGTGTCGCCGGCTGAAGCCAGCTCCTACAAGAATGCACCGCCCCCTGCAGGGGGGCGCCGTCAGTGCAGGGTCGCCGATTCCGGCGCCGCCGCCCTCATGTCCAGGCGCTCGATCACGCCCTGCATGGCACTGTCGAAGGCGCCATCGTCGGCCACGTGCATGCGCAGGCGGCCGAGGCGCACCATCACCGCCAGCTCCTCGGCGGACGCGACGCAGAAGCGCACGCCGCGGCGGTTGACGAACAGCAGGCGCGAGGAGATCGGGCTGACCCACGACAGCTTGCCCGGCTGCACTCGGCCATCCTTGTCGATGAAGTCCAGCCAGGTGCCGACCGGCAGCGTGCGGATGCGCTCGGCGTCGGCGTTGTCGAAATCCAGGGTGTCGGTGCCGGCGACCAGTTCGATCGCGCCCTGCTCGACCGGGACCGGCTGCGGCAGGGCCACGGCCGGCAGTTCCGGCAGCGGCTTCTCCAGTTCCGGGCGCGCGTCGGCCACTGCCTGCAGGGTGTCGTGCAGGGCGCCGATCGCCGCGTCGGCCGCGTCGCCGTGCAGGCCGACGCTGGAGAAGACCTTGCGCAGGCCCGGCTGCCAGTTCTGCAGCCACAGCTTGCCGACGATGTGGCGCTGCGCCTCGCCCATCTCCTCGAGGATGCCGTCGGCCAGCTCCAGCGACTCGACGAACGCGTCGCCGACCTCGCCCTCGCGCAGCAGCGCCAGGGTGAGGTGGTGCTGCCACGGGTTGCGCAGGAACTCGGCCACCGCCTGCGGCAGTTGCCGGTCTTCCAGGCGCGAGGCCAGCTCGAACTCGGCGCGGCTGCGGGCCAGCTCCAGGCGCTCCTGGCCGCGCTGGATCTCGGCGGCGCGGCGCTCGGTGATCTCGATCCGGCGGCGGTGCTGCTCGAGGAAGTCGCGGAACTCTTCCTCCAGGGTCATGAAGATGGCCAGGTTCTCGTTGAACTCGGCCACCAGCCGGTGGATGATCTCCTCGACCTTGGCCAGCAGCGTGCGCTCGGCCGCGCTCTCGCCCTGGTTGCCCTCGCAGGCCTCGGCCAGCGCGTTGAGCAGGCGCCGCGCCGGGTGGGTCTTCTGCACGAACATGCGCCGGTCCAGCAGCGCCACCTTGACGAACGGCACCACCAGCCGGCCGATCAGCTCGCGCGGGCGGCCGGCCAGGTCGCGTTCGTCCAGCAGCACGTCGAACAGCATGCCGACCAGGTCGATCGCATCCTCGTCCTTCGGGTCCAGGCTTGTGCTGGATGGGTCCATGCCGAGCTGGCTGGCGTTGGACAACACCTCGCTCTTGAGCCGCTGCGACAGCGACTCCTGCTCATCGCCGATCGCCGCGCTCAGGGTCGCGCTGGGCGTGGCCTGCAGCAGCGACAGCACCGACAGCATCTCGCGCTGGCTGAGCGGGCGCTGGGCCGACTGCGCCGCCTGCACGCCGCCGGCGACCTGTTCGGCGCCACCACGCATTTCGCGGCTCTGCTGCAGCAACTGGTGCAGCGCGTCCAGCAGCATGCCCGACCCGCCCGCGCCGGGCGCGCCAGCGCCGTCGGCCGGGTCGAAGCCGTGCTGCTGCATCGCACCGCGGGTTTCCTGCCAGCGCTGCATGAAGCGCGACGCCCACGCCGGCGAGTACTCCTCGCCCGCCGCCTCGCCCCATGCGCCGTAGTCGGGCGCCTGCGGGTCGTTCGC is a genomic window containing:
- a CDS encoding DUF3106 domain-containing protein gives rise to the protein MKSLRIAICLFALALPALATAQATPPAKQETAPATAPLPAWEQLSAEQRETLIAPVRERWNDSPQERGRMLEHARRWKSMPPEERERARRGMHRFEQMSPEQKQQARAIFEQTRDMTPEQRQAFRERWKKMSPEQRQQWLHEHPAPAQP
- a CDS encoding NAD(P)(+) transhydrogenase (Re/Si-specific) subunit beta is translated as MSGGEFDFRTWLVGVSYLVAATLFLLGLQRMASPATARSGIHWAGWGMLIATAATFLLPGLHNMPLIVTALVLGTVTAWISGKKVAITDMPQMVALYNGMGGGSAAAIGAVELLRFSALAHGDVLPLDGAGTHPGTVVLTLALLGSAIGAVALSGSIIAWAKLDGRLDRRVVFPGQQAFNLLVAVAMVVLGVWAGVTLEMWAIAAFFVVALALGVLMTLPIGGADMPVVISLYNAFTGLAVAFEGYVLGNEALIIAGMMVGAAGILLTRLMAKAMNRPITGVLFGSFGGGGQAQEISGSQKPIEAGDVAAMMAYAERVVIVPGYGLAVAQAQHKIWELAQRLIDRGVKVKFAIHPVAGRMPGHMNVLLAEAGVPYDLIADMDDINPEFPNTDVSLVIGANDVVNPVAKTDPASPIYGMPILDVVESKNAIVIKRGKGTGFAGIENALFYADNTRMLYGDGAEMASALVSELKALDGGGH
- a CDS encoding DUF2069 domain-containing protein, with the protein product MAGPTSPRLTGAALLALAALYALWFHDDRHAVAALLVFALPPLLLAVPAWRGGRRAAFWAGVLALFWFSHGVMVAWTRPGELLFAWLEILLSLLVIGASSWPGLRARFGSRRG
- a CDS encoding DUF1631 domain-containing protein, which encodes MTQQDPNIPHPHARDPRLLAMARDAFLPQLGDAFAVAVARYDDVMFDRAERAGASQLLFLDGMRELRRRREEIAARFRAQLSQAWQALETGAPLSAEAALSSQAGGLSLVAEHELESRLAVRNLASVVLRDCKPVLLRLDRRLGWIAGGLELDADSNPIGPEHIGVAVHEAFATSELAPEVRLVLIKLCERDLAATVAKLYETLDLRLVREGVLPGAPAARTQAQPARANDPQAPDYGAWGEAAGEEYSPAWASRFMQRWQETRGAMQQHGFDPADGAGAPGAGGSGMLLDALHQLLQQSREMRGGAEQVAGGVQAAQSAQRPLSQREMLSVLSLLQATPSATLSAAIGDEQESLSQRLKSEVLSNASQLGMDPSSTSLDPKDEDAIDLVGMLFDVLLDERDLAGRPRELIGRLVVPFVKVALLDRRMFVQKTHPARRLLNALAEACEGNQGESAAERTLLAKVEEIIHRLVAEFNENLAIFMTLEEEFRDFLEQHRRRIEITERRAAEIQRGQERLELARSRAEFELASRLEDRQLPQAVAEFLRNPWQHHLTLALLREGEVGDAFVESLELADGILEEMGEAQRHIVGKLWLQNWQPGLRKVFSSVGLHGDAADAAIGALHDTLQAVADARPELEKPLPELPAVALPQPVPVEQGAIELVAGTDTLDFDNADAERIRTLPVGTWLDFIDKDGRVQPGKLSWVSPISSRLLFVNRRGVRFCVASAEELAVMVRLGRLRMHVADDGAFDSAMQGVIERLDMRAAAPESATLH
- a CDS encoding NAD(P) transhydrogenase subunit alpha; translation: MAVEVLVLREAAAGEKRVAATPETVKKLLAAGARVQVEPGAGLAAGITDQAYLDAGAQAAGAAARAAAELVLCVQPPPAEAIAGLRQGATLVGVLQPQADEARAAALQARGIRAFPLERLPRTTRAQAMDVLSSQAGMAGYKAVLIAAQLAPRFFPMLTTAAGTIRPSKVLIVGAGVAGLQAIATARRLGAQVEGFDVRPETREQIESLGGKFLDLGVSAAGEGGYARQLTDEERAEQQRRLADHLKGIDVVVCTAAVPGRPAPKIVTAAMVAGMKPGSVIVDLAAETGGNCEATRPGETVEQGGVTVAGPLNLASMGAVHASEMYARNVYNFVALFLKDGALAFDWNDELLAKTAWPAAPEVAAAEAG
- a CDS encoding asparaginase domain-containing protein; the protein is MEELLIVTTGGTIDKIYFDDKSDYQIGEPQIGTILRELGVSFRFSVIPILRKDSLHITDEDRELVRATIAAQPTRHVLVTHGTDSMVQTGLVLKSIADKTIVMTGALSPARFRGSDAEFNIGCAIGAVQSLPHGVYIAMNGLVWDPAKVRKNVAANRFEAV
- a CDS encoding RNA polymerase sigma factor; translation: MLVTTPLDPGWETQATPVWASLDAFLAEVGPRAFRFAEAGLRHRDDALDAVQDAMMKMLAYRERPAGEWTPLFWSILRRRIIDLQRRARFRLRWLRPAGDMVDADDASIDWADPGVGPAQAHEQREAYARLVQALRALPARQREAFTLRVFEELDVATTARAMGCSEGSVKTHLSRARQALQSQLEDVR
- the sufT gene encoding putative Fe-S cluster assembly protein SufT, whose translation is MYSRSSEPVRFERDCAAVMVPQGEAVTLPAGSVGYITQGLGGSYTVFVEGNLFRIAGKDADAIGKEPPPELELPAGAGDEEVEAMVWRQLRTCFDPEIPFNIVDLGLVYEASLKPCEDGRRMVEVKMTLTAPGCGMGEILVDDVRSKLEQIPTIAEADVELVFDPPWGRHMMSEAARLETGMF
- a CDS encoding NAD(P) transhydrogenase subunit alpha; amino-acid sequence: MNDGFVALYIFMLAAIAGHVIISRVPVILHTPLMSGSNFIHGIVLIGAMVVLGHADTTLEKAIGFIAVVLGAGNAAGGYVVTERMLEMFKSSKKPERKA